A section of the Labrus bergylta chromosome 21, fLabBer1.1, whole genome shotgun sequence genome encodes:
- the nfe2l1b gene encoding endoplasmic reticulum membrane sensor NFE2L1b isoform X2 yields the protein MLYLKKYFTEGLIQFTILLSLIGVRVDVDTYLNNQLPPLREIILGPSSAYTQTQFHNLRNTLDGYGIHPKSVDLDHFFTTRRLLNQVRQLDRLSVPSTELNTWLVHRDSETVVSPSSQSGPSITLENGAGLEDVNNPDATPAMRGGSGAPESTYNLNAADSSLGAVAPEGNQEQGGRDGNDDLTKEDIDLIDILWRQDIDLGAGREVFNYSNRQKENEEEQKPNPHESKDGNEEQESWRNGVNLQGVQPVDGETGESIPEQLPGIGSQTSLSLQECLRLLEATFPFGEESEGLPLAPLLPSAEPQLDLEQQWQDIMAIMELQAMEVNNTSVPTNSSSVNGTTGTVESNTVGNFELSTGSTPVNQDVSLHQASLPSCSQDFPQIFNPQLDSISITPRTTLPRLSSSNSSNINSTFGTTNLTGIFLPPHINSSSNNITSTPILPDPFSTLLEESMLDEISLLDLAMEEGFSQAQASQLEDELDSDSGLSLDSSHSPASPSSSETSCSSAASSSSTSATFSEEGAVGYSTDSEVTTVEPEEGAVGGYQPGYSKLCRMSYQDPSQFHSLPHLDSISHNHTYNLPLSSAFTEHPELPIPTGKKNVRDKHNSKLQTHQDLLDKHASRDERRARAMKIPFSNEKIINLPVEEFNELLAKHHLSEPQLALIRDIRRRGKNKMAAQNCRKRKLDTIINLEQGVHDLRRDKARLLKEKMEFIRSIRQMKQKVQSLYQEVFSQLRDEEGRPYPPSEYSLQYSADGSVLIMPRCVTTAEQNRKPEKKQKDKKK from the exons ATGCTTTACCTGAAAAAGTACTTCACAGAGGGCCTGATTCAGTTCACCATCCTTCTGAGTCTCATTGGGGTGCGGGTGGACGTTGACACCTATCTAAACAATCAGCTGCCCCCACTGAGAGAGATCATCCTGGGGCCTAGCTCAGCCTACACCCAGACACAGTTTCACAACCTGCGCAACACGCTGGACGGCTATGGCATCCATCCAAAGAGTGTGGACCTGGACCATTTCTTCACCACTCGGCGGCTGCTGAACCAGGTCCGCCAGCTGGATCGCCTCTCCGTGCCCAGTACCGAGCTCAACACCTGGCTAGTGCATCGTGACTCTGAGACTGTGGTGTCCCCCAGCAGCCAGTCCGGCCCCAGCATCACCCTGGAAAATGGGGCCGGCCTAGAGGACGTTAACAACCCTGACGCTACCCCGGCCATGAGGGGAGGAAGTGGAGCTCCTGAATCCACGTACAACCTGAACGCGGCGGACAGCAGCCTGGGAGCTGTGGCACCAGAGGGCAACCAGGAGCAGGGCGGCAGGGATGGCAACGACGACCTCACAAAAGAG GACATTGACTTGATTGACATCCTATGGCGACAGGACATCGACCTCGGTGCAGGAAGAGAAGTGTTCAACTACAGCAACCGGCAGAAGGAGAACGAGGAGGAGCAAAAGCCCAACCCACATGAGAGCAAAGACGGGAATGAGGAACAGGAGAGCTGGAGGAACGGAGTTAACCTGCAGGGTGTTCAGCCAGTGGACGGGGAGACGGGGGAGAGTATTCCAGAGCAG CTCCCAGGCATCGGCTCACAGACTTCTCTGTCTCTACAAGAATGTTTGAGGCTGTTGGAGGCGACTTTTCCATTTGGAGAAGAATCAGag GGCCTTCCTCTGGCACCACTGCTGCCCTCAGCAGAGCCACAGTTAGACCTGGAGCAGCAGTGGCAAGACATCATGGCCATCATGGAGCTACAA GCGATGGAAGTAAACAACACTTCAGTTCCCACAAACTCCAGCAGTGTGAACGGCACGACGGGGACAGTTGAGTCAAACACTGTCGGGAACTTTGAACTTTCGACTGGCTCTACACCAGTAAACCAGGATGTCAGCCTTCACCAGGCCTCCCTCCCCAGCTGCAGCCAAGACTTCCCCCAGATCTTCAATCCCCAGTTGGACTCTATCAGCATCACCCCAAGAACCACCTTACCCAGACTTTCTTCCAGCAACTCCAGCAACATAAACTCCACTTTTGGAACCACTAACCTGACTGGGATCTTTCTCCCTCCTCACATTAACAGTTCCAGTAACAACATTACATCCACACCCATCCTGCCAGATCCCTTCAGCACCCTGCTGGAGGAATCTATGCTCGATGAGATCAGCTTGCTGGACCTCGCCATGGAGGAGGGCTTCAGCCAGGCCCAAGCTTCCCAGCTGGAGGACGAGCTCGACTCAGATTCCGGTCTTTCTCTGGACTCGAGCCACAGCCCGGCGTCCCCGAGCAGCTCTGAGACATCCTGCTCCTCTGCAGCATCTTCTTCGTCAACGTCTGCCACTTTCTCAGAGGAGGGAGCCGTGGGGTACAGCACCGACTCAGAGGTCACCACTGTGGAGCCCGAGGAAGGGGCTGTCGGGGGTTATCAGCCGGGTTACAGTAAACTCTGCCGTATGAGTTATCAGGACCCCTCTCAGTTCCACAGCCTCCCTCACCTTGACAGCATCAGCCACAATCACACCTACAACCTGCCACTTTCCTCTGCGTTCACCGAACATCCAGAGCTCCCCATTCCAACCGGGAAGAAGAACGTCCGCGACAAACACAACTCGAAACTCCAGACTCATCAGGACCTGCTCGACAAGCACGCGAGTCGTGACGAACGCAGAGCCCGCGCCATGAAAATCCCCTTCTCCAACGAGAAGATCATCAACCTGCCCGTGGAAGAGTTCAACGAGCTGCTCGCCAAGCACCACCTGAGCGAACCCCAGCTCGCCCTCATCCGCGACATCCGCAGGCGCGGGAAGAACAAGATGGCGGCCCAGAACTGCCGCAAGCGCAAACTCGACACCATCATAAACCTGGAGCAGGGCGTCCACGACCTGCGGCGCGACAAGGCCCGCCTGCTGAAGGAGAAGATGGAGTTCATCCGTTCCATCCGGCAGATGAAGCAGAAGGTGCAGAGTCTGTATCAGGAGGTTTTCAGTCAGCTGAGGGACGAGGAGGGCCGGCCCTATCCTCCCAGCGAGTATTCGCTCCAGTACAGCGCAGACGGCAGCGTGCTGATCATGCCTCGCTGCGTGACGACGGCGGAGCAGAACCGAAAgccagagaaaaaacaaaaagacaaaaagaagtgA
- the nfe2l1b gene encoding endoplasmic reticulum membrane sensor NFE2L1b isoform X3 produces the protein MLYLKKYFTEGLIQFTILLSLIGVRVDVDTYLNNQLPPLREIILGPSSAYTQTQFHNLRNTLDGYGIHPKSVDLDHFFTTRRLLNQVRQLDRLSVPSTELNTWLVHRDSETVVSPSSQSGPSITLENGAGLEDVNNPDATPAMRGGSGAPESTYNLNAADSSLGAVAPEGNQEQGGRDGNDDLTKEDIDLIDILWRQDIDLGAGREVFNYSNRQKENEEEQKPNPHESKDGNEEQESWRNGVNLQGVQPVDGETGESIPEQLPGIGSQTSLSLQECLRLLEATFPFGEESEAMEVNNTSVPTNSSSVNGTTGTVESNTVGNFELSTGSTPVNQDVSLHQASLPSCSQDFPQIFNPQLDSISITPRTTLPRLSSSNSSNINSTFGTTNLTGIFLPPHINSSSNNITSTPILPDPFSTLLEESMLDEISLLDLAMEEGFSQAQASQLEDELDSDSGLSLDSSHSPASPSSSETSCSSAASSSSTSATFSEEGAVGYSTDSEVTTVEPEEGAVGGYQPGYSKLCRMSYQDPSQFHSLPHLDSISHNHTYNLPLSSAFTEHPELPIPTGKKNVRDKHNSKLQTHQDLLDKHASRDERRARAMKIPFSNEKIINLPVEEFNELLAKHHLSEPQLALIRDIRRRGKNKMAAQNCRKRKLDTIINLEQGVHDLRRDKARLLKEKMEFIRSIRQMKQKVQSLYQEVFSQLRDEEGRPYPPSEYSLQYSADGSVLIMPRCVTTAEQNRKPEKKQKDKKK, from the exons ATGCTTTACCTGAAAAAGTACTTCACAGAGGGCCTGATTCAGTTCACCATCCTTCTGAGTCTCATTGGGGTGCGGGTGGACGTTGACACCTATCTAAACAATCAGCTGCCCCCACTGAGAGAGATCATCCTGGGGCCTAGCTCAGCCTACACCCAGACACAGTTTCACAACCTGCGCAACACGCTGGACGGCTATGGCATCCATCCAAAGAGTGTGGACCTGGACCATTTCTTCACCACTCGGCGGCTGCTGAACCAGGTCCGCCAGCTGGATCGCCTCTCCGTGCCCAGTACCGAGCTCAACACCTGGCTAGTGCATCGTGACTCTGAGACTGTGGTGTCCCCCAGCAGCCAGTCCGGCCCCAGCATCACCCTGGAAAATGGGGCCGGCCTAGAGGACGTTAACAACCCTGACGCTACCCCGGCCATGAGGGGAGGAAGTGGAGCTCCTGAATCCACGTACAACCTGAACGCGGCGGACAGCAGCCTGGGAGCTGTGGCACCAGAGGGCAACCAGGAGCAGGGCGGCAGGGATGGCAACGACGACCTCACAAAAGAG GACATTGACTTGATTGACATCCTATGGCGACAGGACATCGACCTCGGTGCAGGAAGAGAAGTGTTCAACTACAGCAACCGGCAGAAGGAGAACGAGGAGGAGCAAAAGCCCAACCCACATGAGAGCAAAGACGGGAATGAGGAACAGGAGAGCTGGAGGAACGGAGTTAACCTGCAGGGTGTTCAGCCAGTGGACGGGGAGACGGGGGAGAGTATTCCAGAGCAG CTCCCAGGCATCGGCTCACAGACTTCTCTGTCTCTACAAGAATGTTTGAGGCTGTTGGAGGCGACTTTTCCATTTGGAGAAGAATCAGag GCGATGGAAGTAAACAACACTTCAGTTCCCACAAACTCCAGCAGTGTGAACGGCACGACGGGGACAGTTGAGTCAAACACTGTCGGGAACTTTGAACTTTCGACTGGCTCTACACCAGTAAACCAGGATGTCAGCCTTCACCAGGCCTCCCTCCCCAGCTGCAGCCAAGACTTCCCCCAGATCTTCAATCCCCAGTTGGACTCTATCAGCATCACCCCAAGAACCACCTTACCCAGACTTTCTTCCAGCAACTCCAGCAACATAAACTCCACTTTTGGAACCACTAACCTGACTGGGATCTTTCTCCCTCCTCACATTAACAGTTCCAGTAACAACATTACATCCACACCCATCCTGCCAGATCCCTTCAGCACCCTGCTGGAGGAATCTATGCTCGATGAGATCAGCTTGCTGGACCTCGCCATGGAGGAGGGCTTCAGCCAGGCCCAAGCTTCCCAGCTGGAGGACGAGCTCGACTCAGATTCCGGTCTTTCTCTGGACTCGAGCCACAGCCCGGCGTCCCCGAGCAGCTCTGAGACATCCTGCTCCTCTGCAGCATCTTCTTCGTCAACGTCTGCCACTTTCTCAGAGGAGGGAGCCGTGGGGTACAGCACCGACTCAGAGGTCACCACTGTGGAGCCCGAGGAAGGGGCTGTCGGGGGTTATCAGCCGGGTTACAGTAAACTCTGCCGTATGAGTTATCAGGACCCCTCTCAGTTCCACAGCCTCCCTCACCTTGACAGCATCAGCCACAATCACACCTACAACCTGCCACTTTCCTCTGCGTTCACCGAACATCCAGAGCTCCCCATTCCAACCGGGAAGAAGAACGTCCGCGACAAACACAACTCGAAACTCCAGACTCATCAGGACCTGCTCGACAAGCACGCGAGTCGTGACGAACGCAGAGCCCGCGCCATGAAAATCCCCTTCTCCAACGAGAAGATCATCAACCTGCCCGTGGAAGAGTTCAACGAGCTGCTCGCCAAGCACCACCTGAGCGAACCCCAGCTCGCCCTCATCCGCGACATCCGCAGGCGCGGGAAGAACAAGATGGCGGCCCAGAACTGCCGCAAGCGCAAACTCGACACCATCATAAACCTGGAGCAGGGCGTCCACGACCTGCGGCGCGACAAGGCCCGCCTGCTGAAGGAGAAGATGGAGTTCATCCGTTCCATCCGGCAGATGAAGCAGAAGGTGCAGAGTCTGTATCAGGAGGTTTTCAGTCAGCTGAGGGACGAGGAGGGCCGGCCCTATCCTCCCAGCGAGTATTCGCTCCAGTACAGCGCAGACGGCAGCGTGCTGATCATGCCTCGCTGCGTGACGACGGCGGAGCAGAACCGAAAgccagagaaaaaacaaaaagacaaaaagaagtgA
- the nfe2l1b gene encoding endoplasmic reticulum membrane sensor NFE2L1b isoform X1: MLYLKKYFTEGLIQFTILLSLIGVRVDVDTYLNNQLPPLREIILGPSSAYTQTQFHNLRNTLDGYGIHPKSVDLDHFFTTRRLLNQVRQLDRLSVPSTELNTWLVHRDSETVVSPSSQSGPSITLENGAGLEDVNNPDATPAMRGGSGAPESTYNLNAADSSLGAVAPEGNQEQGGRDGNDDLTKEDIDLIDILWRQDIDLGAGREVFNYSNRQKENEEEQKPNPHESKDGNEEQESWRNGVNLQGVQPVDGETGESIPEQLPGIGSQTSLSLQECLRLLEATFPFGEESEFPAPVVNREIVSNEAPSTSQGLPLAPLLPSAEPQLDLEQQWQDIMAIMELQAMEVNNTSVPTNSSSVNGTTGTVESNTVGNFELSTGSTPVNQDVSLHQASLPSCSQDFPQIFNPQLDSISITPRTTLPRLSSSNSSNINSTFGTTNLTGIFLPPHINSSSNNITSTPILPDPFSTLLEESMLDEISLLDLAMEEGFSQAQASQLEDELDSDSGLSLDSSHSPASPSSSETSCSSAASSSSTSATFSEEGAVGYSTDSEVTTVEPEEGAVGGYQPGYSKLCRMSYQDPSQFHSLPHLDSISHNHTYNLPLSSAFTEHPELPIPTGKKNVRDKHNSKLQTHQDLLDKHASRDERRARAMKIPFSNEKIINLPVEEFNELLAKHHLSEPQLALIRDIRRRGKNKMAAQNCRKRKLDTIINLEQGVHDLRRDKARLLKEKMEFIRSIRQMKQKVQSLYQEVFSQLRDEEGRPYPPSEYSLQYSADGSVLIMPRCVTTAEQNRKPEKKQKDKKK, from the exons ATGCTTTACCTGAAAAAGTACTTCACAGAGGGCCTGATTCAGTTCACCATCCTTCTGAGTCTCATTGGGGTGCGGGTGGACGTTGACACCTATCTAAACAATCAGCTGCCCCCACTGAGAGAGATCATCCTGGGGCCTAGCTCAGCCTACACCCAGACACAGTTTCACAACCTGCGCAACACGCTGGACGGCTATGGCATCCATCCAAAGAGTGTGGACCTGGACCATTTCTTCACCACTCGGCGGCTGCTGAACCAGGTCCGCCAGCTGGATCGCCTCTCCGTGCCCAGTACCGAGCTCAACACCTGGCTAGTGCATCGTGACTCTGAGACTGTGGTGTCCCCCAGCAGCCAGTCCGGCCCCAGCATCACCCTGGAAAATGGGGCCGGCCTAGAGGACGTTAACAACCCTGACGCTACCCCGGCCATGAGGGGAGGAAGTGGAGCTCCTGAATCCACGTACAACCTGAACGCGGCGGACAGCAGCCTGGGAGCTGTGGCACCAGAGGGCAACCAGGAGCAGGGCGGCAGGGATGGCAACGACGACCTCACAAAAGAG GACATTGACTTGATTGACATCCTATGGCGACAGGACATCGACCTCGGTGCAGGAAGAGAAGTGTTCAACTACAGCAACCGGCAGAAGGAGAACGAGGAGGAGCAAAAGCCCAACCCACATGAGAGCAAAGACGGGAATGAGGAACAGGAGAGCTGGAGGAACGGAGTTAACCTGCAGGGTGTTCAGCCAGTGGACGGGGAGACGGGGGAGAGTATTCCAGAGCAG CTCCCAGGCATCGGCTCACAGACTTCTCTGTCTCTACAAGAATGTTTGAGGCTGTTGGAGGCGACTTTTCCATTTGGAGAAGAATCAGag TTTCCAGCCCCAGTTGTCAACAGAGAAATAGTTTCCAATGAAGCTCCTTCTACATCTCAGGGCCTTCCTCTGGCACCACTGCTGCCCTCAGCAGAGCCACAGTTAGACCTGGAGCAGCAGTGGCAAGACATCATGGCCATCATGGAGCTACAA GCGATGGAAGTAAACAACACTTCAGTTCCCACAAACTCCAGCAGTGTGAACGGCACGACGGGGACAGTTGAGTCAAACACTGTCGGGAACTTTGAACTTTCGACTGGCTCTACACCAGTAAACCAGGATGTCAGCCTTCACCAGGCCTCCCTCCCCAGCTGCAGCCAAGACTTCCCCCAGATCTTCAATCCCCAGTTGGACTCTATCAGCATCACCCCAAGAACCACCTTACCCAGACTTTCTTCCAGCAACTCCAGCAACATAAACTCCACTTTTGGAACCACTAACCTGACTGGGATCTTTCTCCCTCCTCACATTAACAGTTCCAGTAACAACATTACATCCACACCCATCCTGCCAGATCCCTTCAGCACCCTGCTGGAGGAATCTATGCTCGATGAGATCAGCTTGCTGGACCTCGCCATGGAGGAGGGCTTCAGCCAGGCCCAAGCTTCCCAGCTGGAGGACGAGCTCGACTCAGATTCCGGTCTTTCTCTGGACTCGAGCCACAGCCCGGCGTCCCCGAGCAGCTCTGAGACATCCTGCTCCTCTGCAGCATCTTCTTCGTCAACGTCTGCCACTTTCTCAGAGGAGGGAGCCGTGGGGTACAGCACCGACTCAGAGGTCACCACTGTGGAGCCCGAGGAAGGGGCTGTCGGGGGTTATCAGCCGGGTTACAGTAAACTCTGCCGTATGAGTTATCAGGACCCCTCTCAGTTCCACAGCCTCCCTCACCTTGACAGCATCAGCCACAATCACACCTACAACCTGCCACTTTCCTCTGCGTTCACCGAACATCCAGAGCTCCCCATTCCAACCGGGAAGAAGAACGTCCGCGACAAACACAACTCGAAACTCCAGACTCATCAGGACCTGCTCGACAAGCACGCGAGTCGTGACGAACGCAGAGCCCGCGCCATGAAAATCCCCTTCTCCAACGAGAAGATCATCAACCTGCCCGTGGAAGAGTTCAACGAGCTGCTCGCCAAGCACCACCTGAGCGAACCCCAGCTCGCCCTCATCCGCGACATCCGCAGGCGCGGGAAGAACAAGATGGCGGCCCAGAACTGCCGCAAGCGCAAACTCGACACCATCATAAACCTGGAGCAGGGCGTCCACGACCTGCGGCGCGACAAGGCCCGCCTGCTGAAGGAGAAGATGGAGTTCATCCGTTCCATCCGGCAGATGAAGCAGAAGGTGCAGAGTCTGTATCAGGAGGTTTTCAGTCAGCTGAGGGACGAGGAGGGCCGGCCCTATCCTCCCAGCGAGTATTCGCTCCAGTACAGCGCAGACGGCAGCGTGCTGATCATGCCTCGCTGCGTGACGACGGCGGAGCAGAACCGAAAgccagagaaaaaacaaaaagacaaaaagaagtgA
- the nfe2l1b gene encoding endoplasmic reticulum membrane sensor NFE2L1b isoform X4, whose translation MATTTSQKRAIFQWLLYHFFQDIDLIDILWRQDIDLGAGREVFNYSNRQKENEEEQKPNPHESKDGNEEQESWRNGVNLQGVQPVDGETGESIPEQLPGIGSQTSLSLQECLRLLEATFPFGEESEFPAPVVNREIVSNEAPSTSQGLPLAPLLPSAEPQLDLEQQWQDIMAIMELQAMEVNNTSVPTNSSSVNGTTGTVESNTVGNFELSTGSTPVNQDVSLHQASLPSCSQDFPQIFNPQLDSISITPRTTLPRLSSSNSSNINSTFGTTNLTGIFLPPHINSSSNNITSTPILPDPFSTLLEESMLDEISLLDLAMEEGFSQAQASQLEDELDSDSGLSLDSSHSPASPSSSETSCSSAASSSSTSATFSEEGAVGYSTDSEVTTVEPEEGAVGGYQPGYSKLCRMSYQDPSQFHSLPHLDSISHNHTYNLPLSSAFTEHPELPIPTGKKNVRDKHNSKLQTHQDLLDKHASRDERRARAMKIPFSNEKIINLPVEEFNELLAKHHLSEPQLALIRDIRRRGKNKMAAQNCRKRKLDTIINLEQGVHDLRRDKARLLKEKMEFIRSIRQMKQKVQSLYQEVFSQLRDEEGRPYPPSEYSLQYSADGSVLIMPRCVTTAEQNRKPEKKQKDKKK comes from the exons ATGGCAACGACGACCTCACAAAAGAG GGCCATTTTTCAATGGTTGCTATATCATTTTTTCCAGGACATTGACTTGATTGACATCCTATGGCGACAGGACATCGACCTCGGTGCAGGAAGAGAAGTGTTCAACTACAGCAACCGGCAGAAGGAGAACGAGGAGGAGCAAAAGCCCAACCCACATGAGAGCAAAGACGGGAATGAGGAACAGGAGAGCTGGAGGAACGGAGTTAACCTGCAGGGTGTTCAGCCAGTGGACGGGGAGACGGGGGAGAGTATTCCAGAGCAG CTCCCAGGCATCGGCTCACAGACTTCTCTGTCTCTACAAGAATGTTTGAGGCTGTTGGAGGCGACTTTTCCATTTGGAGAAGAATCAGag TTTCCAGCCCCAGTTGTCAACAGAGAAATAGTTTCCAATGAAGCTCCTTCTACATCTCAGGGCCTTCCTCTGGCACCACTGCTGCCCTCAGCAGAGCCACAGTTAGACCTGGAGCAGCAGTGGCAAGACATCATGGCCATCATGGAGCTACAA GCGATGGAAGTAAACAACACTTCAGTTCCCACAAACTCCAGCAGTGTGAACGGCACGACGGGGACAGTTGAGTCAAACACTGTCGGGAACTTTGAACTTTCGACTGGCTCTACACCAGTAAACCAGGATGTCAGCCTTCACCAGGCCTCCCTCCCCAGCTGCAGCCAAGACTTCCCCCAGATCTTCAATCCCCAGTTGGACTCTATCAGCATCACCCCAAGAACCACCTTACCCAGACTTTCTTCCAGCAACTCCAGCAACATAAACTCCACTTTTGGAACCACTAACCTGACTGGGATCTTTCTCCCTCCTCACATTAACAGTTCCAGTAACAACATTACATCCACACCCATCCTGCCAGATCCCTTCAGCACCCTGCTGGAGGAATCTATGCTCGATGAGATCAGCTTGCTGGACCTCGCCATGGAGGAGGGCTTCAGCCAGGCCCAAGCTTCCCAGCTGGAGGACGAGCTCGACTCAGATTCCGGTCTTTCTCTGGACTCGAGCCACAGCCCGGCGTCCCCGAGCAGCTCTGAGACATCCTGCTCCTCTGCAGCATCTTCTTCGTCAACGTCTGCCACTTTCTCAGAGGAGGGAGCCGTGGGGTACAGCACCGACTCAGAGGTCACCACTGTGGAGCCCGAGGAAGGGGCTGTCGGGGGTTATCAGCCGGGTTACAGTAAACTCTGCCGTATGAGTTATCAGGACCCCTCTCAGTTCCACAGCCTCCCTCACCTTGACAGCATCAGCCACAATCACACCTACAACCTGCCACTTTCCTCTGCGTTCACCGAACATCCAGAGCTCCCCATTCCAACCGGGAAGAAGAACGTCCGCGACAAACACAACTCGAAACTCCAGACTCATCAGGACCTGCTCGACAAGCACGCGAGTCGTGACGAACGCAGAGCCCGCGCCATGAAAATCCCCTTCTCCAACGAGAAGATCATCAACCTGCCCGTGGAAGAGTTCAACGAGCTGCTCGCCAAGCACCACCTGAGCGAACCCCAGCTCGCCCTCATCCGCGACATCCGCAGGCGCGGGAAGAACAAGATGGCGGCCCAGAACTGCCGCAAGCGCAAACTCGACACCATCATAAACCTGGAGCAGGGCGTCCACGACCTGCGGCGCGACAAGGCCCGCCTGCTGAAGGAGAAGATGGAGTTCATCCGTTCCATCCGGCAGATGAAGCAGAAGGTGCAGAGTCTGTATCAGGAGGTTTTCAGTCAGCTGAGGGACGAGGAGGGCCGGCCCTATCCTCCCAGCGAGTATTCGCTCCAGTACAGCGCAGACGGCAGCGTGCTGATCATGCCTCGCTGCGTGACGACGGCGGAGCAGAACCGAAAgccagagaaaaaacaaaaagacaaaaagaagtgA